In Capsicum annuum cultivar UCD-10X-F1 chromosome 8, UCD10Xv1.1, whole genome shotgun sequence, the genomic window tttgcagaattaatcgtgaactttagaggttcttgaagttggatgtaggagcttagggttttcttttttagggaaatttgatgaaatataacatataatgcttctaataggctttaatatagggtttggacggattttgggtgagggggaatgaccagaacgcccctaaaaatcaaaaaaattctcgaatctattctttggtggactgttttgatagtcagaagtagattaaccataatgtttactctgatatccaaattggatgaaatcaatttcattagaaataggactctcatatctttctgttgatatatagtatctcacccagatcattgtgtacgaggagttatgatcgtttgaagttgacccaaaaatttgcttttgataggttgaagtagatcgaccataactttttgctccgatagagaaattggatgaaaccaatttcattagaaagaggactcgcagagatttccgttgatatatagtagatcacccagatcattatttacaaggagttatgattgtttaaagttggatcaaaaatacgtcaggcctcagtactttttcctgcacgttttactgttcactactattcacggttcgatcgaaatgttcgtaactcgtcgctcgggtgtccgttttggatgatccacatatcgttggaaagattattcgataatctatgcaatggtgggtcataatctaagatattccacatgaaaaatttataattcattctaaaagataaaatccaacacgtttacgcacaaaatttcaacaaaaaatttccaggggtattataaaatatgtatgaCCTATAAGCATGACAGAAGGTATAACGAAAATGTATACAATAAAAAGGCTTCCTAACTGTATAATACCAGATAAAACATAAAATGCCTCCTATATGTAATAAGAACTTCTAATATATAacaatattgaaatatatatcagaagacttatattatacattagtcttccAAAATAAGTAATGTATAATGACTGACATATTGTAGCttatactttcaaataaaaacttCAAGTATGAATAATGACTGATATATTCAAGTTTGAATAATGACTGATATATATAGCTTTAtacattattcatctataaattTATCAGAATGTATAAGGTAACCTTATACATTATTCATAGATTCTAATTGTATAATTTCACTAAATACAAAAACAACCTTTTCTAttaatgtaaaaatttatattatacatAAGTGtgataaataaagtaatgtataatgtataaAATCTATACCTTTGAAAGACGTGGTCGGCCGGAATCATCAACCTTCTTCTTACTTTTCGATTTTGAAGTTGACTTCTTCGAACTAGAACTGGCCACTTCCTTCAATCTTTTCATGGTTACCAGGTCGTTTCGGTACTTTGAATGATTCTCTGCGAAATTGGGTTCTTCAAAATTAGATCGTTCTGTGCTTTGAACCAAAAAAGCATCGAAAAATTTTCTGATTTggtaaagttcaaaaaaaaataatacaaaattaatgaagaaaatcattaagttcaatTAGTGTTTGAAAAGTTACAAGTTGGTAACCTCTAAGTACATGATTGCTTGATTTTGGGCATGAAAAAAGGGATTTGATAATGGAGGATAAAAATGATTTGTAattggagagaaaaaaaggaagcAAACAGCGGCCTTTTTGGATGTATAAGAGTAaggagagagaaagtaaaaaattagagaatttaagtaattaatttgagatttatgtaattagtttATCAATATGAGATTTattgtaataaggtaaagttatcTTGCGgatatattgtataattttagaataaattaACCAACAATCATTCCGATCTAGAGTCACTATCATCAATTTTAGAGGCATTTAAAACTCTCTAAAGTTATTAAAATTTACCAAACTGTGTGTGACCTACAAAGTCATATAAACTTTAATGAAGGGTTGGTGTGTACATGCTCGGATaggtttgaattttttaaatatcaattaaattatttatataaaaatttttaaatctataaatcaaattacattaataaaatttgaatttttcaacCTCAGAATTTTCGATTTTGTtggatttttttctattaaagACTCCatagaaatatataataaaattgtaCTTAAACTATTTCTTTCGTTCTAGCAAGACACAACTCTCTTAAGTGTTCCTTAAGAAAATAACACAATATAAAATGAGTTATGActataaaatattcataaaaaataataataaaatcgtataaaataaatattttttattattaagttatAATAAAAACATTAAGACATGCCAAAATAAGTCTAATAAGTATTAATTACATGACTaaatattaaatagaaaaatcaatttaagttatgtatttatgcaaagctaaagaataaatatttgagttattatttcttgtgttttaattgaatatttttgttaGCATTAGTAGTGATTTGGGCTTTATATGAGTTAATAATAGAGGAAAGGATcaaaacgacacttcaaattaaactattttcacgaaaatggccatgaaatttaaatttcactttctagtcatttcaatttactggcttgttctataccgtttctacacaccttctatatagtttctatacatatcttatacatataaatattctgtacgaaaattatacagttttgatacacaatttatacaataactatacattctttttacacgttttatgcaacaattatataattttcataaagtttctatatattttttatatatattttatacataaacatatttgatagaactatacaatttttatacatatatcttatatagatgcatatactatttaacaattatatcatttttatataatctaactattatttctaaacaataaaaaaaaaaaattgatcagttaaaaaatttacagcaaaacaaaaaaattaaaatatttttaaaagggtcgaattgcccaagttgaatattaTATCTGTATTATATATACAtcgtatcagtattgtatatggactgtatatggactacgtaggccaaaatgacccaaattaggaaatgactataaagtggaaatagtatatccgactgaccactttttgaaaagttttcaaacttggattatttatttttaaaagtgctATAGAGTATCCTTTTCCATTAATATTTAAGGGCTATAAAACTTATTGGATCATTCATAATTCTacgtttaaatttgaaatgatttgttgaaagataaaaaaaataaaaaagttgaagaagtatttataaattacatcacattaaccatttttaaaaaattgtataaatgTACATCAGGTTGATTTGGATTTTTTAgttaaaaccaaaaccaaaccaattatagtagatttttttttttttgcaaaaccaaatcaaatcaaatcatggtctagttttttttctatttgactTAATTTgcaatttgattcgattttagGTTAGATTTTGTTCACCCTTAATCAaagttaaaaacaaaaaatatttgagGGCTACAAAAACTGAATATGCTCCCTTACAGATAGTAGCAATAATGTTTTGAAAATTTGTTGAGGGAAGAAAGGAACTATTTGGCCAAGCAGGCGCAATATAATTCACACGGTCAAGATTACTATAGAGCACTATCTATTTTGGTAGTGTACTAACCATAATAGGATGATGTAAAAATAGGGTACATAGTCAACATAGGCATAAGTTAAAACTCTACTAATAAATCACAAGGTTGGTAtggtggttcagcacctcaccCCTTAAGTAAGAGGTTCCGTAGGAACGAATGATTAATCTCACAGTTGTGAAAATATcttggaaaacaaaaaaaaaaaaaactctattaATACTACTATAATactaaataaagaatttaaatatTATACATACTAACAATATATTTCTGGTATCCGATCAATCTTTACACCTATATATAATCGCTGTCACCTTTCAGCAAGACTACCAAAGAGTTTCACTAAATTCCTTGTAAAACTCAATTTTATTCACTCATTTTTGTGGTTGTTCATTCCCAATCAGGCAGGCATGGCTATCTCGAGAAAGCTTGTTCTGCTCCTAATTTACATAGTAATTGCGGCGCCACCTCGCGCTGATGCGGCAATCACATGTAGCACGGTACTCAACGGTCTAATCCCGTGCCTCAGCTTCGTAGTCAACGGTGGCAAGGTGCCACCGACTTGCTGTAGAGGGATCAAGTCCCTCTACGGTATCGCCAAGACCACGGTGGACCGCAAGGGCGTTTGCTCGTGCTTGAAAATTGCTGCCTCAAGTGTTAGTGGTATCAACTTTAAGAACGCTGCTGCCCTCCCTGGCAAATGTGGGGTGAAAAATATTCCCTTCAAGATTAGTCCTAAAGCTGATTGCTCAAAGGTGAGATGAAGGACGTTCAATCCATACGGTATTGCATGAGAATAAAAGTTATGTTGTCTCTAATCATAATTTAGACATATATCTAAGTActaatatatatgtttttgtgattGTCTTTAATTTGGTACATAATAATTGTACTGTGGCACGGATACTGTCCTTGTGCATCTGATTTCATACTGTTACATCAATATATGATCAACATCAATCACTTATGCTTTAGCCATTAAGAAGAAGAACGTGTTACTTGGAGCTATGAATTCTAACCTGGAAAAGGAAAACTTAATATCATACCCTCAACGTTAGTAGTAACTCAACCAGTTCTATTTTAGGTGACGAGATTCAGAGTACAAGGATCAGACTTTTTCCTATCTGAATTTGGATAACAAATTTTCAAGCTCGTAAAGATGAAATGTACATATTAATAAACACAAGTACTGTTAATTACAATTGTTATcagtaaaataaaaaactttagcTTTCGATTAGTAATAGTTACAAGAACTGTAAAACAGAGGGAGTGCCAATTAATAATCACGCAAAGTCCTACCAAGCTTGTTGATCTTTTAAAAAGTAATAGTACCATGGAAACAACAGAACAATGGATCTAGAGTTGGTCCTACCATTAGTTACTCGAATTCGGCTGTGGGTGTCCGATATGAGTATGGATTAAGAGGTTGGATCCTTAtgatctcaatttaaaaatttgggATAAGAATCTTGGGAGGAACACGGGTGCGGAGATTCAacgaaaaataattttaatatatctaaGACTAAAAGTAGAGTTAACAAAACACAAATTATGAAATGTTATGTGGAAAATTTGAggagaaaatattgttcaagaaaaaaatcctcaaagaagataaaaagaagcaATAACATAAAATTTCTAGTATATACaaggtatttcattttttttaatttcttttgttttgattacagaaTTTCTTCAATCTGTTTGGGACCTTTACCATTGATTTTGTCAAAGTATCCAAAATCAATTGACCAGATTAGAGACGGATCACATACCCACACTCATGTCGACACATGTGcgacaccaaaaataaaaattccgAGTAACTTAGGTCCTACCTCTATAGACTCCACCAACACCACTGCACTGATGGAAGATTGACAATTAAGAGGCTATATTTGACTAAAATGTAAGggaacattaaaaaaatatatatatagccaCAATTAGTTAATGTTAATAACTTAATTGttgttaaattatatttttagaagTAATTATTATTGACAATTATATTTCACTACTCTATGTAAATGTTCTTATTGCCTATAAAAATATTGGATCAGTAATCAGAGGCGAATTTAGGATTTCGAGGTTATGGATGCCATCTCACTTTTAACGTTAAAGTTACTACtcaaaaaggataatttttatgGGTGTCCCACTGGAATTTGGCTTGTTAGTAAGagatttttgaaggaaaatttcattaaaacatTGTCGAAGAGCCTAATTTTTACGAATTCAGTTGGAAATCAGTTAATTTTTTGCTATACGTTTTGCTATTTACACTGCCCCAAATAAGACAAAAAAATTTATCGATTTTATAAACTTTGGGTTTCGATTTGATTCTTTGTCTTTTCAATTTGTATAgacaaatagatcaaataataaaaatgtgattaGTACTATAAATACTATCGAAAATaatctttctacttctccggaggtagtgtatggactgcatacattttaccttctccagaccccactatgtgggaatacactggatttgttgttgttgttattgttattactataaatttgaaggaagaagGAATCTTCAATTATGTTCTACACTTAAGTTAAAAAATCTTAAATAAAGATTACCCAAAAAAAGGAGTCAAACAAAGAttaaatcaagagaaaaaaaactTATAGAAGATAGAATAGTGAACAAAAAGCAACAAAATACTATTGACGTCTGGATTTGAATTTTGGTATACTACGTGAAATTTTAGCGTGTTTTCCACTGGCACTACTTCGCCAACTGCTACACCGGGTGGCACTTAAATAATATAccgattttcttcaaaatatatatatacatacagtTTTCCGATCGAAGTTTGCTGGTGTTATGCCACCCCTGAACCCCCACTGATCCGCCCCTGTCAGTGACAATTAACTAATTCCGATAAAACCTTTTAACATGTTTGCTAAGGAAAAGTCTTTTATTATTGTAGTCGAAGTGGAATATATGGCTCAACGTTGACAATGATTTTCCAAATAATCGATTGAACCGATCAAACCATGCAAAAGTCCCACCATTACTCTTTTTCCTGTAATTTCcctgaaagaaagaaagaagaaaactaTAGAATGTTGAACAAGGAGGTATATATTAGAGAGGAAATTATTGAGCTAGAGTTGGTCCCTACGTCTATGGACTACCCCCAACCCCACTACAGACTGATGGAAGATTGGCAATTGAGAAGCTTGACAATTGAGAAGCTATATTTGACTAAAATGTACGCAAGTGGAATATATTGATGAAAGTATATAGCAGCAGGGGCGTATCCAGATGTCCCGATTTCTTATGA contains:
- the LOC107879688 gene encoding non-specific lipid-transfer protein 1; this encodes MAISRKLVLLLIYIVIAAPPRADAAITCSTVLNGLIPCLSFVVNGGKVPPTCCRGIKSLYGIAKTTVDRKGVCSCLKIAASSVSGINFKNAAALPGKCGVKNIPFKISPKADCSKVR